The proteins below come from a single Mycobacterium parmense genomic window:
- the mdlC gene encoding benzoylformate decarboxylase: MADQKSVHEVTYDLLRTLGLTTVFGNPGSTEQTFLKNFPDDFTYVLGLQEASVMAMADGFAQCTGKPALVNVHTAAGTGNAMGSVVAAYKGNTPLIITAGQQTREMVLCEPYLSNPDETVFPQPWVKWAYEPKRAEDVPAAFMRAYTVALQPPAGPVFLSIPLDDWEKPALGPAVIRTVSHRVSPDAARLRGFAERINKAKRPALVVGPEVDRSGAWDAGVAFAEKVGAPVYGSALPDRASFPEDHPLFQGQLAMTVAGVAETLQSYDLVVVIGAQVFRYYPYVAGEYLPEGTELLQITADPRLAATAPVGDSVLGDALLVLEQLVELVDDHSDRSVPPRKANTGAVDVSGSAPLTADAVWQTLSTVKPADSPLVTESTSTQAQQTRFLPSTRPASFFATPSGGIGWGVPAAVGIALGDRARGVKRTVVATIGDGSFQYSVQAIYTAAQHKLPIVFVVMRNGEYSILKSFAVLEKTPGVPGLDLPGLDIASIATGFGCHAVNVDTTEKLAHEFTNALNAEGPTVIVVPTKPQATHLG, translated from the coding sequence ATGGCTGACCAGAAATCCGTTCATGAGGTGACCTATGACCTGTTGCGCACCCTGGGTCTGACCACCGTGTTCGGCAATCCAGGCTCCACCGAGCAGACATTTCTGAAGAACTTTCCCGACGACTTCACCTATGTCCTGGGGTTGCAGGAGGCCTCGGTAATGGCCATGGCCGACGGGTTCGCCCAATGCACCGGGAAGCCCGCACTGGTCAACGTGCATACCGCCGCGGGGACCGGAAACGCGATGGGCAGCGTGGTGGCGGCGTACAAGGGCAACACACCGCTGATCATTACGGCCGGCCAGCAGACCCGCGAAATGGTTTTGTGTGAGCCGTATCTGAGCAATCCGGATGAGACGGTGTTTCCGCAGCCATGGGTGAAGTGGGCATACGAGCCGAAGCGCGCCGAGGATGTGCCGGCGGCGTTCATGCGGGCCTACACGGTCGCGTTGCAGCCGCCAGCCGGTCCGGTGTTCTTGTCGATACCGCTTGACGACTGGGAGAAACCCGCGCTGGGCCCCGCGGTTATCCGCACGGTCAGTCATCGCGTCAGCCCCGATGCCGCACGGCTGCGCGGATTCGCCGAACGCATCAACAAGGCTAAGCGGCCTGCTTTGGTGGTCGGGCCTGAAGTCGATCGCAGTGGCGCCTGGGATGCCGGAGTCGCGTTCGCCGAGAAGGTCGGCGCGCCGGTATACGGCAGCGCGTTGCCCGACCGGGCGTCGTTCCCCGAGGATCATCCGCTTTTCCAAGGGCAGCTGGCGATGACCGTCGCTGGTGTCGCTGAGACGTTACAGAGCTACGACCTGGTGGTGGTCATCGGGGCGCAGGTCTTCCGGTACTACCCCTACGTGGCGGGCGAGTATCTGCCCGAGGGCACCGAGCTGCTGCAGATCACCGCCGATCCTCGACTGGCCGCGACCGCGCCGGTGGGTGACAGCGTGCTGGGTGATGCCCTGCTGGTGTTGGAGCAGCTGGTGGAGCTGGTCGACGACCACAGCGACCGCTCGGTCCCGCCTCGGAAGGCGAACACTGGCGCCGTTGACGTGAGCGGATCGGCACCGTTGACTGCGGATGCCGTATGGCAGACATTGAGCACCGTCAAGCCCGCCGACTCGCCCCTGGTCACCGAGTCGACATCAACCCAGGCCCAACAAACGCGATTCCTGCCCAGCACCCGCCCGGCTTCGTTCTTCGCCACCCCCAGCGGCGGTATCGGTTGGGGCGTGCCCGCGGCGGTCGGCATCGCGCTGGGCGACCGAGCCCGAGGCGTCAAGCGCACCGTGGTCGCCACCATCGGCGACGGATCATTCCAATACTCGGTGCAGGCCATATACACGGCCGCCCAACATAAGTTGCCCATCGTGTTCGTCGTGATGCGCAACGGCGAATACTCAATCCTGAAGTCGTTCGCGGTGTTGGAGAAGACACCCGGCGTGCCTGGACTGGACTTGCCCGGCCTCGACATCGCCTCCATCGCAACAGGTTTCGGCTGCCACGCGGTCAACGTCGACACCACCGAGAAACTGGCGCACGAATTCACCAACGCGCTGAACGCCGAAGGGCCTACCGTCATCGTGGTGCCTACCAAACCGCAAGCTACGCATTTGGGCTGA
- a CDS encoding tautomerase family protein: MPVYTCTTTTGTLTADVKSALARELSRIHAEINHVPSTYVNVVFHELPHGGIYTDGVPADPVLVNSWVRSGHPLDETTRLATEIASAVSRIANIDAARVLVVIQNSPASGAVEGGRVLPEPGQEQAWVCH, from the coding sequence ATGCCGGTCTACACCTGCACGACGACAACGGGGACGCTTACCGCCGACGTCAAGAGCGCGTTGGCTCGAGAGCTCAGCCGCATCCACGCCGAGATCAATCATGTGCCCAGCACCTACGTCAACGTTGTTTTTCATGAGCTCCCGCACGGCGGGATTTACACCGACGGCGTGCCCGCGGATCCGGTGCTGGTCAACAGTTGGGTGCGATCCGGTCACCCACTAGACGAAACAACCCGTCTGGCAACGGAAATCGCATCCGCCGTGTCCCGGATTGCCAATATTGACGCCGCCCGGGTTCTGGTGGTGATCCAGAACAGTCCGGCGAGCGGAGCGGTCGAAGGTGGCCGTGTCCTGCCCGAGCCCGGGCAAGAGCAGGCCTGGGTCTGTCATTGA
- a CDS encoding PucR family transcriptional regulator, with product MSAVSHAGGVRHGAEPDPHIVELSKLMLGRAPELGRALADRLFREIDAYRDGTAVTRDEVAASCAANLTFVFHALSGHADVDVSPAEQTGVARALIGLPLPALMTAYRIGFRFMWEETLAVGRAAGVPTESILDATARVFIAQDTFTQAMASAYRQQLTAQILEQEEERSALVEALLSRRITDSQSLWEAADLLRLPTTGPYVVVAADLPAIGKLGLPTIENKLAARDIRSAWRLLPDLHVGIVHVRIRDTISTLTSVLRQVATVRVGISPPFDDLAETSDALRFARLAVTGKPSSDSLITAFQDTPLAVAAVSAPEVMAKIRSSVLRRLIELPTAERTILLDTFQAWLQAGGSANDTAAKIFCHPNTVRHRLRRIEELTGRSLTRPTDLAELCLAFEVERRLP from the coding sequence ATGAGCGCGGTATCGCACGCTGGCGGGGTACGGCACGGCGCCGAACCCGATCCGCATATCGTCGAGTTGAGCAAGCTGATGCTGGGCCGCGCCCCCGAGCTGGGCCGGGCGCTGGCCGATCGGCTGTTCCGGGAGATCGACGCGTACCGCGACGGCACCGCCGTGACAAGAGACGAAGTCGCCGCAAGTTGTGCGGCGAACCTGACGTTCGTTTTTCACGCACTTTCAGGCCACGCGGACGTCGATGTCTCGCCCGCCGAGCAAACCGGAGTTGCACGCGCGCTGATCGGGTTGCCCTTGCCGGCGTTGATGACGGCCTACCGGATCGGATTCCGATTCATGTGGGAGGAGACCCTCGCCGTTGGCCGGGCCGCGGGCGTACCCACCGAATCGATCCTGGACGCCACCGCCCGCGTCTTCATCGCGCAGGACACCTTCACGCAGGCGATGGCCAGCGCCTATCGGCAGCAGCTGACCGCGCAGATCCTGGAGCAGGAGGAGGAAAGGTCGGCATTGGTTGAGGCATTGCTGTCTCGGCGGATAACGGATAGCCAGAGCCTTTGGGAGGCAGCCGATTTGCTCCGGCTGCCCACCACCGGGCCATACGTCGTCGTCGCGGCCGACTTGCCGGCGATCGGCAAACTTGGCTTGCCCACGATCGAAAACAAGCTCGCTGCCCGCGATATCCGGTCGGCGTGGCGGCTGCTCCCGGACTTACACGTCGGCATCGTCCACGTGCGGATACGCGACACGATCAGCACGTTGACCTCAGTGCTCCGGCAGGTCGCGACGGTCCGGGTCGGCATCAGCCCGCCGTTTGACGACTTGGCCGAAACCAGCGATGCGTTGCGATTCGCCCGGTTAGCGGTGACCGGGAAGCCGTCATCCGACTCGCTGATCACGGCGTTTCAGGACACCCCTCTGGCGGTCGCGGCGGTGAGCGCCCCGGAAGTCATGGCAAAGATCAGGTCGTCGGTGCTACGCCGATTGATCGAGCTGCCGACCGCGGAGCGCACGATTTTGCTCGATACGTTCCAGGCCTGGCTGCAGGCGGGCGGCTCTGCCAACGACACCGCGGCGAAGATCTTCTGCCATCCCAACACTGTCCGGCACCGGCTGCGCCGCATCGAGGAGTTGACCGGCCGATCACTCACGCGGCCAACAGATCTCGCCGAACTGTGTCTGGCTTTCGAGGTCGAACGCCGACTGCCCTGA
- a CDS encoding HdeD family acid-resistance protein, producing the protein MPNCVAADIFSPPDWANHICMTMSDQTVFEGPLRQLARSAWQVLLLTGVLAVALGVIVLAWPGKTLLVAGILFGIYLVVSGFGYVFAAFGTHAGAAMRVLTFITGVVSVILGFFCFRDKFEAVALLALWIGIGWVFRGLTLLAAALSFDHLPGRGWQAFTGIVIVIGGGVMIISPLDSIAILTLVAGCWLIVIGIMDVITAFQVRGRAKAGT; encoded by the coding sequence ATGCCGAATTGTGTCGCCGCGGACATTTTCTCTCCACCGGATTGGGCGAATCATATTTGCATGACAATGAGCGACCAGACAGTTTTCGAAGGTCCATTACGCCAGCTTGCTCGCAGCGCATGGCAGGTGCTTCTCCTGACCGGCGTCCTGGCTGTGGCACTCGGTGTCATTGTGCTGGCCTGGCCAGGCAAGACACTTCTCGTAGCGGGGATCCTGTTCGGGATCTACCTGGTGGTGTCCGGTTTCGGGTATGTGTTTGCCGCATTCGGCACACACGCCGGAGCCGCAATGAGAGTGCTGACATTCATCACCGGTGTCGTGTCGGTCATCTTGGGCTTCTTCTGCTTCCGCGATAAATTCGAAGCGGTCGCGCTTTTGGCCCTGTGGATCGGTATCGGCTGGGTGTTCCGCGGTCTGACGCTGCTCGCCGCGGCGTTGTCGTTCGACCACCTGCCCGGACGCGGCTGGCAGGCCTTCACCGGCATCGTCATCGTGATCGGCGGCGGCGTGATGATCATCTCCCCGCTCGATTCGATCGCGATCCTGACCCTGGTGGCCGGCTGTTGGCTGATCGTCATCGGCATCATGGACGTCATCACGGCGTTCCAGGTTCGCGGCCGGGCGAAGGCGGGCACCTAG
- a CDS encoding PucR family transcriptional regulator, translating into MTNPRLDSDVEVSRYVAEVADRLHDRLADVSSTILRTLEDQIPDLRGDVRLMELLGASVEGNVDTVLHALRHDIAVERVEAPTAALEYSRRLAQQGMPVAALVRAYRLGQRTVNELIFAELRAIDMPETSRVTVIEAITATLFEYIDWMSQQVVAVYEDERERWLENQNSLRGVRVREILGGTKTIDVDAASTQIRYPLRWHHVGLVMWYREQGSEADELPRLQRFLREVGEAAGADAGPLFVAVDRSCAYGWLPYRAAMIDGVEKTRQFALSRPDSPGLAIGTIGGGVAGFRRSHREALEVRAIAIAGERPSSASPTVIAASDPGLSVVARLGGDVASTRAWVATVLGDLAADNENDERLRDTLRVYLACGSSYKVAAEELNLHFNSVKYRVSRAVARRGREIGADRLDVELALLACHWYRGAVLQRC; encoded by the coding sequence ATGACGAACCCCCGTCTCGACAGCGACGTCGAGGTGAGTCGCTACGTCGCGGAGGTGGCCGACCGGTTGCACGACCGGCTGGCCGACGTGTCGTCGACCATCCTTCGTACGCTCGAGGATCAGATCCCGGACCTGCGCGGCGATGTGCGGCTCATGGAGCTGCTCGGGGCCAGCGTCGAGGGCAACGTGGACACCGTCCTGCACGCGCTGCGCCACGACATCGCCGTGGAGCGTGTCGAGGCGCCCACCGCGGCACTGGAGTACTCCCGGCGATTGGCGCAACAGGGGATGCCCGTCGCGGCGCTCGTTCGCGCTTATCGGCTCGGTCAGCGGACGGTGAATGAGCTCATTTTCGCCGAGTTGCGGGCGATTGATATGCCCGAAACGAGCAGGGTCACGGTGATCGAGGCCATCACCGCGACGCTGTTCGAGTACATCGACTGGATGTCGCAGCAAGTGGTGGCCGTCTACGAAGACGAACGCGAACGATGGCTGGAGAACCAGAACAGTCTGCGCGGCGTGCGGGTCCGCGAGATCCTCGGCGGAACCAAGACCATCGACGTCGACGCGGCGTCGACGCAGATCCGCTACCCGCTGCGCTGGCACCACGTCGGGCTCGTCATGTGGTACCGCGAACAGGGCTCCGAAGCCGACGAACTTCCTCGGCTGCAACGGTTTCTGCGCGAGGTGGGCGAAGCGGCCGGCGCCGACGCCGGCCCACTGTTCGTCGCTGTCGATCGAAGCTGCGCGTACGGGTGGTTGCCGTATCGCGCGGCGATGATCGACGGCGTGGAGAAAACCCGGCAATTCGCCCTCAGCCGGCCTGATTCGCCGGGTCTGGCGATCGGGACGATAGGCGGCGGCGTGGCAGGTTTTCGCCGCTCGCACCGGGAGGCGCTGGAAGTCCGTGCCATCGCGATCGCCGGCGAGCGCCCCAGTTCGGCCTCGCCCACGGTGATCGCAGCCAGTGATCCCGGGTTGTCCGTCGTGGCCCGTCTCGGTGGCGACGTGGCCTCCACCCGGGCGTGGGTGGCCACCGTGCTCGGAGACCTTGCCGCCGACAATGAGAACGACGAGCGGCTGCGTGACACGTTGCGGGTCTATCTGGCCTGCGGCTCCAGCTACAAGGTTGCCGCCGAAGAACTCAACTTGCACTTCAACTCGGTGAAGTATCGGGTCAGCCGCGCCGTCGCCCGGCGCGGCCGGGAGATCGGCGCCGACCGGCTCGACGTCGAACTGGCCTTGCTGGCCTGTCACTGGTACCGCGGCGCGGTTCTGCAGCGGTGCTAG
- a CDS encoding DUF3556 domain-containing protein, translated as MGFTQPQLPAVDPDAFLGKPLMERMRILAVEWAENGFGAPRMVHTIYIVKLIVFFAIGGVTVATATSGLPAFWHVTGWWNQPIVYQKVILWTVLLETIGVAGSWGPLAGKIKPMTGGILFWARRGTIRLRPWKWVPFTAGDRRTWFDIGVYLALLVSLAAALLAPGVRSDSLSKALPHNTSGLVNPALIAVPIALLVLIGIRDKTVFLAARGEQYLPALFFFAVLPFADMIIALKMMIVVVWVGAGFSKFGKHFSNVIPPMVSNTIFAPKWVRRAHYREFGRDMRPSRLADFMAHVNGTTVEIAAPLVLLFSTNKWLTLAAALLMVGFHLFIVSTFPLAVPLEWNVVFAYATVFLFLGFPNWDGYAPWNMTPRWLAPVIAAALLFFPVLGNLRPDKVSFLPSMRQYAGNWASAVWAFAPGAEAKLDRVTRTASNQVDQFIAAGYEPTWAEITIQKTIAWRSMHSQGRGLFSLLLTHLPDIDTRTVREGEFVCNSLIGFNFGDGHLHNEDLIRAVQCEAEFEPGECVIAWVESEAFGSGVQHYQLIDAALGVVERGTWKVADAVKEQPWLPNGPIPTRASWSLRGTTATGHGARA; from the coding sequence ATGGGATTCACCCAACCGCAACTCCCCGCAGTCGATCCCGATGCCTTCTTGGGCAAGCCGCTGATGGAGCGCATGCGGATTCTCGCCGTCGAATGGGCCGAAAACGGCTTCGGGGCACCGCGGATGGTCCACACCATCTACATCGTCAAGCTGATCGTGTTCTTCGCGATCGGCGGCGTCACGGTAGCGACCGCGACCTCCGGCCTGCCTGCCTTCTGGCACGTCACCGGATGGTGGAACCAACCGATCGTCTACCAGAAGGTCATTCTGTGGACCGTGCTCCTCGAGACCATCGGTGTGGCCGGTTCCTGGGGTCCGCTGGCCGGCAAGATCAAGCCGATGACCGGTGGCATCCTGTTCTGGGCGCGGCGGGGAACCATTCGGCTGCGCCCGTGGAAGTGGGTGCCTTTCACCGCCGGCGACCGGCGCACGTGGTTCGACATCGGGGTGTACCTGGCATTGCTGGTCAGCCTGGCCGCGGCCCTGCTGGCACCGGGTGTGCGCAGCGATTCGCTGTCAAAGGCATTGCCGCACAACACGTCGGGGCTGGTCAACCCCGCTCTGATCGCTGTCCCCATTGCGCTGCTGGTGCTGATCGGCATCCGAGACAAGACCGTCTTCCTGGCCGCCCGCGGCGAGCAGTACCTGCCGGCGCTGTTCTTCTTCGCGGTTCTGCCCTTCGCTGACATGATCATCGCGCTCAAGATGATGATCGTGGTGGTGTGGGTCGGCGCCGGGTTCTCGAAGTTCGGTAAGCACTTCTCCAACGTCATTCCGCCGATGGTCAGCAACACGATCTTCGCGCCGAAATGGGTGCGCCGGGCCCACTACCGCGAATTCGGGCGCGACATGCGGCCCTCACGGCTCGCGGACTTCATGGCACACGTCAACGGCACCACGGTCGAGATCGCCGCCCCGCTGGTTCTGTTGTTCTCCACCAACAAGTGGTTGACGCTGGCGGCGGCGCTGCTGATGGTGGGGTTCCACCTGTTCATTGTCTCGACGTTCCCGCTCGCGGTGCCGCTGGAGTGGAACGTGGTCTTCGCCTACGCCACGGTTTTCCTGTTCCTCGGCTTCCCGAACTGGGACGGCTACGCGCCGTGGAACATGACTCCGCGCTGGCTGGCCCCCGTCATCGCGGCGGCGCTGCTGTTCTTTCCTGTGCTGGGGAACCTGCGGCCCGACAAAGTGTCCTTCCTGCCCTCGATGCGGCAGTACGCCGGCAACTGGGCCTCGGCGGTGTGGGCCTTCGCGCCCGGCGCCGAGGCCAAACTCGATCGGGTCACCCGCACGGCGTCAAACCAGGTCGACCAGTTCATCGCCGCCGGCTACGAGCCCACTTGGGCGGAGATCACGATCCAAAAGACGATCGCGTGGCGAAGCATGCACAGCCAGGGCCGCGGCCTGTTCTCGCTGCTTTTGACCCACCTGCCCGACATCGACACCCGCACCGTGCGGGAGGGTGAGTTCGTGTGCAACTCTCTCATCGGATTCAATTTCGGCGACGGTCACCTACACAACGAGGACTTGATCCGGGCCGTCCAGTGTGAGGCCGAGTTCGAACCGGGCGAGTGCGTCATCGCCTGGGTGGAGTCGGAGGCCTTCGGCAGCGGCGTCCAGCACTACCAGCTGATCGACGCCGCGCTCGGGGTCGTCGAGCGCGGCACCTGGAAGGTCGCCGACGCCGTCAAAGAACAGCCGTGGCTGCCCAACGGTCCCATCCCCACTCGGGCGAGCTGGTCGCTGCGCGGCACGACGGCGACCGGGCACGGAGCGCGGGCATGA
- a CDS encoding phytoene desaturase family protein: MTAALVVGGGPNGLAAAICLAAQGVQVTVLEAADEVGGGARSGEAIIPGLLHDHCSAIHPMAVGSPFSSRFNLQAYGLRWRWPEIDCAHPLDGGSAGVLYRSVEQTAAGLGRDGRRWQLAFGYSAERFDTLSDDIMGPLLRLPHHPLMLARFGAPTVLPASAFARLFGTPEGRALFGGVAAHAFRPLHYPMTSAIGMGIIAAGHRHGWAVAEGGSQAITDAMVALLGDLGGKVETGVRVTAASQLPPADVTLFDLAPGAVADIMRDRLPRRISAAFTRFRRGPGAFKVDFAVEGGVPWTNPDARRAGTVHVAGTYAELAATEREIHAGRMPERPFVLVGQQYLADPQRSVGNTHPVWTYAHVPNGYTGDATEAIIAQIERFAPGFRDRIIGSTIRSTTQMETYNPNYVGGDIMTGAKDIRQLTFGPRITLSPYTIGVPGMYICSAATPPGPGAHGMCGANAARLALDYLSRR; encoded by the coding sequence ATGACTGCCGCACTGGTGGTGGGCGGCGGGCCCAATGGACTGGCCGCCGCCATCTGTTTGGCCGCCCAGGGCGTGCAGGTCACCGTCCTCGAGGCCGCAGACGAGGTCGGCGGCGGCGCCCGCAGCGGCGAAGCGATCATCCCCGGTCTGCTGCACGACCACTGCTCGGCGATCCACCCGATGGCCGTCGGTTCGCCGTTCTCGAGCAGGTTCAACCTGCAGGCATACGGATTGCGTTGGCGCTGGCCGGAGATCGACTGCGCGCATCCGCTCGACGGTGGCAGCGCCGGGGTGCTGTACCGCTCGGTGGAGCAGACCGCGGCCGGCCTGGGTCGCGACGGACGGCGATGGCAGCTCGCGTTCGGCTACTCGGCCGAGCGGTTCGACACGCTCAGCGACGACATCATGGGACCCCTGCTGCGGCTTCCGCATCATCCGCTGATGCTGGCCCGGTTCGGTGCGCCCACCGTGCTCCCGGCGTCGGCCTTCGCCCGGCTGTTCGGCACCCCAGAGGGCCGGGCATTGTTCGGAGGCGTTGCTGCGCATGCTTTCCGGCCGCTGCACTACCCGATGACCTCGGCGATCGGAATGGGCATCATCGCCGCAGGCCACCGGCACGGCTGGGCGGTGGCCGAAGGCGGGTCGCAAGCGATCACCGACGCGATGGTGGCGCTGCTCGGCGACCTGGGCGGCAAGGTCGAGACCGGCGTGCGGGTGACGGCGGCGTCGCAGCTGCCGCCGGCCGACGTCACGTTGTTCGACCTGGCACCCGGTGCGGTCGCCGATATTATGCGCGACCGTCTTCCGCGCCGGATTTCGGCTGCCTTCACCAGGTTTCGGCGTGGTCCCGGTGCGTTCAAAGTCGACTTCGCCGTCGAGGGCGGCGTCCCCTGGACGAACCCGGACGCGCGTCGGGCCGGCACCGTGCACGTGGCCGGCACCTACGCCGAGCTGGCCGCGACCGAGCGCGAAATCCACGCCGGACGCATGCCCGAGCGACCGTTCGTGCTGGTCGGCCAACAGTATCTGGCCGATCCGCAACGGTCGGTGGGCAATACACACCCGGTGTGGACCTACGCGCATGTCCCCAACGGCTACACCGGCGACGCGACCGAGGCGATCATCGCCCAGATCGAGCGGTTCGCGCCCGGCTTCCGGGACCGGATCATCGGCTCCACAATCCGCTCGACGACGCAGATGGAGACCTACAACCCCAACTACGTGGGCGGCGACATCATGACCGGCGCGAAGGACATTCGCCAGTTGACGTTCGGGCCGCGAATCACCCTGTCGCCATACACGATCGGGGTGCCAGGCATGTATATCTGCTCAGCGGCCACCCCGCCCGGGCCGGGCGCGCACGGCATGTGCGGCGCCAACGCCGCCCGGCTCGCGCTGGACTACCTGTCCCGCCGTTAG
- a CDS encoding VOC family protein, translated as MNPADCYHTGLVVDDMGAAAARLSAVMGYRWTRPVEATLNVTTVGGEVEVPFRFVYSVNAPHLELIQEVPGTIWTAPAGGGAHHLGYWVDDLASAAAQLERSGYRLEARPSGEALTMFAYFIDAGGVRIEIVDRALFPDWPGFLDSMAS; from the coding sequence GTGAATCCGGCTGACTGCTATCACACCGGGCTGGTCGTCGACGACATGGGCGCCGCCGCCGCGCGGCTCAGCGCGGTGATGGGATACCGATGGACCAGGCCCGTCGAGGCGACCTTGAACGTCACCACGGTCGGCGGGGAGGTCGAGGTGCCGTTTCGGTTCGTGTATTCGGTGAACGCGCCGCATCTGGAGCTGATCCAAGAGGTGCCCGGCACCATCTGGACCGCACCCGCCGGCGGCGGCGCGCACCACCTCGGCTACTGGGTCGACGACCTCGCCTCGGCCGCAGCGCAACTCGAGCGGTCCGGGTACCGGCTGGAGGCGCGGCCCAGCGGCGAAGCGCTGACGATGTTCGCCTACTTCATCGACGCCGGTGGCGTCCGCATCGAGATCGTCGATAGGGCACTGTTTCCCGACTGGCCCGGATTCCTGGATTCGATGGCGTCATGA
- a CDS encoding SDR family NAD(P)-dependent oxidoreductase gives MKASVSFDFAGASVLVTGGTSGIGNAVATAFAEAGATVTITGTRCAPADYDDDLSAFTYRQCHIQQPESVDALADSLGELDILINNAGGPYPAGDEYDPDGYVASVTQNMLGPMRLTMRCHERLKASDGASVVSVVSMSAFRSAVFVPGYASSKMGLMALTMNLSRRWAGDGIRVNAIAPGLIDTRMTQPAMAIPEVMDVEIGFHTPLGRPGTPRDCVGAALFLCTDAASYITGSTIAVDGGYLTV, from the coding sequence GTGAAAGCCTCCGTCAGTTTCGACTTCGCGGGCGCCAGCGTGCTGGTGACCGGCGGCACCAGCGGCATCGGCAACGCCGTCGCCACGGCGTTCGCCGAAGCGGGCGCCACGGTCACGATCACCGGAACCCGCTGCGCGCCAGCCGATTACGACGACGACCTCAGCGCGTTCACCTACCGACAGTGTCACATCCAGCAACCCGAGTCCGTCGACGCGCTGGCGGACTCGCTCGGGGAACTCGACATCCTGATCAACAACGCGGGCGGCCCGTACCCCGCCGGCGACGAGTACGATCCGGACGGCTACGTCGCGTCGGTAACCCAGAACATGTTGGGTCCCATGCGATTGACCATGCGCTGCCACGAGCGCCTCAAGGCGAGCGACGGCGCGAGCGTCGTCAGCGTCGTCTCGATGTCGGCGTTCCGCTCGGCGGTCTTCGTCCCCGGGTACGCCTCGTCGAAGATGGGCCTGATGGCGCTGACGATGAACCTCTCGCGCCGCTGGGCCGGCGACGGCATCCGCGTCAACGCCATCGCGCCCGGGCTCATTGACACGCGAATGACGCAGCCCGCCATGGCCATCCCCGAGGTCATGGACGTCGAGATCGGCTTCCACACCCCGCTGGGCAGGCCCGGAACGCCCCGTGACTGCGTCGGCGCCGCGCTGTTCTTGTGTACCGACGCGGCGTCCTACATCACCGGTAGCACCATCGCCGTCGACGGCGGATACCTCACGGTGTGA
- a CDS encoding SDR family NAD(P)-dependent oxidoreductase translates to MGLRGLADKVAVVVGGATGIGAATAARLAEEGCRVVVGDIAAEAAEATAARIAASGGTATQVAFDLADPPSVAKLMRTATATYDGVDLLFNVGADMSVIRADTDVVDIDFDVWDRVMAVNLRGYVAAMKYAIPEMLNRGGGAIVNMSSAAAFQGEPARPAYATAKAGIGALTRHVASRWGKENIRCNAVAAGFTATEAIRSVPQWPELQAGALKRIRGTRVGDPGDVAALVAFLLSDEGGWINGQVVNIDGGTVLR, encoded by the coding sequence ATGGGACTGCGAGGTTTGGCGGACAAGGTTGCGGTCGTCGTCGGCGGCGCGACCGGCATCGGCGCCGCGACCGCCGCCCGGCTAGCCGAGGAAGGCTGCCGGGTGGTTGTCGGCGACATCGCGGCCGAGGCCGCCGAAGCGACGGCCGCGCGCATCGCCGCGTCGGGCGGCACCGCGACGCAGGTGGCCTTCGACCTGGCGGACCCGCCGTCGGTCGCAAAGTTGATGCGCACCGCGACGGCAACCTACGACGGCGTCGACCTGCTGTTCAACGTCGGCGCCGACATGAGCGTCATCCGGGCCGACACCGACGTGGTCGACATCGACTTCGACGTGTGGGACCGCGTGATGGCGGTGAACCTGCGTGGGTATGTGGCGGCCATGAAGTACGCGATCCCGGAGATGCTCAACCGCGGCGGCGGGGCGATCGTGAACATGTCCTCGGCGGCCGCGTTCCAGGGTGAGCCCGCCCGCCCCGCCTACGCCACCGCGAAGGCCGGCATCGGGGCGCTCACCCGCCATGTCGCGTCGCGGTGGGGCAAGGAGAACATCCGCTGCAACGCGGTGGCGGCGGGGTTCACCGCGACCGAAGCCATCCGGTCCGTTCCGCAGTGGCCCGAGCTGCAGGCCGGAGCACTCAAGCGCATCCGCGGAACCCGCGTCGGCGACCCCGGCGACGTTGCCGCGCTGGTCGCCTTCCTGCTCTCCGACGAGGGCGGCTGGATCAATGGTCAGGTCGTCAACATCGACGGCGGCACCGTGCTGCGGTGA